In one [Limnothrix rosea] IAM M-220 genomic region, the following are encoded:
- a CDS encoding HAD-IIB family hydrolase produces the protein MANQEKYILLISIHGLIRSTELELGRDSDTGGQTKYVVELAEALSTSPVIGKVDLMTKLIDDETVSKDYAQPLEAINNKAHIVRISCGCDDYLRKEDLWDYLDNFADNALTYLKAQDRLPDIIHTHYADAGYVGVRLSNQLEIPLVHTGHSLGRSKRKRLLASGINRETIEARYNITRRINAEENTLASAQRVITSTNQEIIEQYAQYDFYTPDRMRIVPPGTDLERFHPADGTEWEHPLFHRLRSFLREPNKPIVLALSRLDQRKNIRVLIETFGESPELQEKANLVIFSGTREDIRNLEANAQTIFIDLLLAIDRYNLYGKVAYPKHLTFEEISGIYRLAALSKGVFINPALTEPFGLTLIEAAASGLPIVATKDGGPVDIIRNCQNGYLIDPLDTKDIAAQLLKILGESEQWQKFAQNGLENIKKYYTWESHIESYLEVLQPLFERKVDAKLESVAPRNKLFHTGAIITTLDQNLLGSSDSLEELVEVLENNQKNISFCIATGRRLESALKAIRGLGIPQPDVLITGLGTEMYYGKSLTKDEAWQTHIDYRWNRKRIVKLLSTMVGLNIQSQESQTAYKISYFYDPELAPSIDQIKRLLLQNEQNVNLFVSFGQYLDITPIRASKGYALRWFAERWGIPLERILAVGGSGADEDMMLGNTLSVVVANRHQEELSDLAKVEPIYFSEQQFAAGILDGIEHFNFLELCDVAKLEVG, from the coding sequence ATGGCTAATCAAGAAAAATATATTTTATTAATCAGTATTCACGGCCTTATTCGGAGTACTGAACTTGAACTAGGGCGAGACTCAGATACTGGTGGTCAGACCAAATATGTCGTTGAGCTAGCAGAAGCCCTATCCACCTCGCCAGTGATTGGAAAAGTCGACCTGATGACGAAGCTCATTGACGACGAGACAGTAAGCAAAGATTATGCCCAGCCCCTTGAAGCCATTAACAACAAAGCTCACATTGTTCGTATTTCCTGCGGCTGTGACGACTATCTTCGTAAAGAAGACCTCTGGGATTATTTGGACAACTTTGCTGATAATGCCCTCACCTATCTAAAAGCCCAAGACCGTCTTCCAGATATCATCCATACCCACTACGCCGATGCTGGATATGTGGGAGTTCGTCTTTCCAACCAACTTGAAATACCCCTTGTCCATACAGGCCATTCTTTAGGACGTAGTAAGCGTAAACGTTTGCTTGCGAGCGGCATAAATAGAGAAACCATCGAAGCTCGCTACAATATCACCCGTCGTATTAATGCCGAAGAAAATACCCTCGCCTCAGCCCAGCGCGTGATTACCAGTACGAATCAAGAAATCATTGAACAATATGCCCAATACGATTTCTACACACCGGATCGGATGCGCATTGTACCGCCGGGAACTGATTTAGAGAGATTTCACCCAGCTGATGGTACAGAGTGGGAACATCCTTTATTTCATCGCCTCAGATCTTTTCTTCGGGAACCCAATAAACCCATTGTTTTAGCTTTATCACGCCTTGATCAACGCAAAAATATTCGAGTTTTAATTGAAACCTTTGGGGAATCGCCAGAATTACAAGAAAAAGCAAATCTTGTGATTTTTTCTGGTACACGTGAAGACATTCGTAACCTTGAGGCAAATGCCCAAACTATTTTTATTGATTTGCTCTTGGCTATTGACCGCTATAACCTCTATGGTAAGGTTGCCTATCCTAAACATTTAACCTTTGAAGAAATCAGTGGAATTTATCGTCTTGCGGCTCTTTCAAAGGGGGTCTTTATCAATCCGGCCCTCACAGAACCTTTTGGTTTGACTTTAATTGAGGCTGCGGCCAGTGGATTGCCAATTGTTGCGACGAAAGATGGTGGTCCTGTTGATATTATTAGAAATTGTCAAAATGGCTATCTGATTGATCCGCTAGATACAAAGGATATTGCTGCTCAGCTACTAAAAATTTTAGGTGAGAGTGAGCAGTGGCAAAAGTTTGCTCAAAATGGCTTGGAGAATATCAAGAAATACTATACTTGGGAATCTCATATAGAGAGCTATCTAGAAGTATTGCAGCCTTTATTTGAAAGAAAGGTTGATGCTAAATTAGAGTCTGTTGCACCTCGTAATAAGCTTTTCCATACTGGTGCAATTATTACGACACTTGATCAAAATTTATTGGGTTCTTCTGACTCTTTAGAAGAGTTGGTTGAGGTTTTAGAGAATAACCAAAAGAATATTAGTTTTTGTATTGCTACTGGCCGTCGATTAGAGTCGGCGCTAAAGGCAATTCGTGGCCTCGGTATTCCTCAGCCTGATGTTTTGATTACGGGTTTGGGTACTGAGATGTACTATGGTAAAAGTCTAACGAAAGATGAGGCTTGGCAAACTCATATTGACTATCGCTGGAATCGTAAGCGAATTGTTAAGCTATTGTCTACAATGGTGGGTTTAAATATTCAAAGTCAAGAGAGTCAAACGGCTTATAAGATTAGTTATTTTTATGATCCAGAGCTTGCGCCGTCTATTGATCAAATTAAGCGTTTACTGTTACAAAATGAGCAGAATGTAAATCTTTTTGTTTCTTTTGGTCAATATTTGGATATTACGCCAATTAGGGCTTCAAAGGGCTATGCATTGCGCTGGTTTGCAGAGCGTTGGGGTATTCCTCTGGAGCGTATTTTGGCAGTTGGTGGTTCTGGTGCTGATGAAGATATGATGCTTGGTAATACGCTGTCTGTTGTTGTGGCAAATCGCCATCAGGAGGAGCTATCGGATTTGGCAAAGGTTGAGCCTATTTATTTCTCGGAGCAACAGTTTGCTGCTGGGATTTTAGATGGTATTGAGCATTTTAATTTTCTCGAATTGTGTGATGTGGCGAAGCTGGAAGTGGGTTAG
- a CDS encoding HAD-IIB family hydrolase, with amino-acid sequence MDKLLLCTDLDRTLIPNGQQPESPRARDYFAKVVSQPHVCLAYVTGRHLALIEGAIAEYGLPQPDFIVADVGTSIYQADGEGQWRRSPEWDGELAADWQQRTAQDLAPLATKIADCRLQESAKQGLHKLSCYINLDASIQSIISQVKNEFEMAKIRANFIWSIDEQADIGLLDILPHRANKYEAITFLMKNHDFYLYNTIFSGDSGNDRDVLISPIKSIVVANAPRDLKQQLLTDIQSFKRKDTLYFAMGEFVGLNGNYSAGIVEGICHYFPEYVSLIC; translated from the coding sequence ATGGATAAATTATTACTTTGTACGGATCTTGATCGTACTTTGATTCCTAATGGTCAACAGCCGGAGTCGCCGAGGGCGAGGGATTATTTTGCCAAAGTGGTGAGTCAGCCCCATGTGTGTTTGGCTTATGTGACGGGTCGTCATTTGGCGCTTATTGAAGGGGCGATCGCCGAGTATGGGTTACCGCAGCCAGATTTTATTGTGGCGGATGTGGGGACTAGTATTTATCAAGCGGATGGAGAGGGGCAATGGCGGCGATCGCCGGAGTGGGATGGTGAGTTGGCGGCAGATTGGCAGCAAAGAACGGCTCAGGATTTAGCGCCATTGGCGACAAAAATTGCTGATTGTCGTTTACAGGAATCAGCAAAGCAAGGTTTACATAAACTGAGTTGTTACATCAATTTGGATGCATCGATTCAGTCGATTATTTCCCAAGTAAAAAATGAATTTGAGATGGCAAAAATCAGGGCGAATTTCATCTGGAGTATTGATGAACAGGCAGATATTGGCTTGTTAGATATTTTGCCCCATCGTGCCAATAAATACGAAGCGATTACTTTTTTGATGAAGAATCACGACTTTTATCTATACAATACGATTTTCTCTGGGGATAGTGGTAATGATCGTGATGTGCTGATTAGTCCTATTAAATCTATCGTCGTCGCCAATGCTCCCCGTGATTTAAAGCAACAACTGCTGACTGATATTCAATCTTTTAAGCGTAAGGATACTCTATATTTTGCGATGGGTGAGTTTGTCGGGCTGAATGGAAATTATAGTGCAGGTATTGTCGAAGGGATTTGTCATTATTTCCCAGAGTATGTATCACTAATTTGTTAG
- a CDS encoding TIGR01548 family HAD-type hydrolase produces MLKGLVIFDIDGVVRDEGRSYRRALADTVEHYTKGAYRPSMGEIDSLKAEGLWNNDWKASQELIKRWDEDIAVDYDELVQFFQDKYRGKNFDGYITEEPLLVTPEYFEQLSAHGLGWGFFSGAMRRSAEFVLKKRLGLTDPILIAMEDAPEKPDPTGLFAAIAQLEPPDTPGLPVAYVGDTAADMKVISNAAEQEPTRQWRAIGVIPPHAQTGDDKEYMYASNLQDVGADIVLPGTKELTPEILSTLL; encoded by the coding sequence ATGTTAAAAGGTTTAGTTATTTTTGATATTGATGGTGTCGTACGCGATGAAGGTCGGTCTTACCGTCGTGCCCTCGCTGATACCGTGGAGCACTATACAAAAGGAGCATATCGCCCTTCTATGGGGGAGATTGACAGTCTCAAAGCTGAAGGCCTCTGGAATAACGATTGGAAAGCATCGCAGGAATTGATTAAACGCTGGGATGAGGATATTGCGGTGGACTATGACGAGCTGGTGCAGTTCTTTCAGGATAAATATCGCGGTAAAAACTTTGATGGCTACATCACAGAAGAGCCTTTACTTGTGACTCCAGAGTATTTTGAGCAACTTTCGGCCCATGGCTTAGGCTGGGGTTTTTTTAGCGGTGCGATGCGGCGTTCAGCAGAGTTTGTCCTCAAAAAGCGTCTTGGTTTAACAGATCCGATTTTGATCGCCATGGAAGATGCGCCAGAAAAACCTGACCCCACGGGACTCTTTGCGGCGATCGCCCAACTAGAGCCACCAGACACCCCCGGACTACCCGTAGCCTATGTAGGAGATACAGCGGCTGATATGAAAGTTATTAGCAATGCCGCCGAGCAAGAACCCACAAGACAATGGCGGGCGATCGGCGTGATTCCTCCCCACGCCCAAACCGGCGATGACAAAGAATATATGTATGCATCAAATCTACAAGACGTTGGCGCAGATATTGTTCTTCCGGGAACCAAAGAACTTACCCCAGAAATTCTTAGTACATTACTTTAA
- a CDS encoding diguanylate cyclase domain-containing protein — protein sequence MKDKEQTMIQAFIDSFDWGVLVSLDRQGQILINDAFVQAFRIPREVRYEMSYESQISYIGSLFRDEEEFIHEVHDTETQPLLETQELLHTIDGRSFEVSSKPIRLEQLVLGRIWQFRGSAGLQFDHHGAAFVVKKRQELLTMLVSQTIQKRSPKEILRNVVNHIGQVFAVERAIIYQLDGKAPEGMRFEWSVRAYDAGYKDYYTYFQNNPWVWNFYSQLQCNHVETTKNESVRKINTLLQQLQVKTCLSFPIIVQEHLWGVLLLHSCYQQREWLAEEIEFIEVLSNQMAIAIHQYELDQQLTSSKQKIEASNTTDELTLIPNARRFEQVLEKEWQRLAREDLPLTVMWCKIDHFDLYYEVYGEELAQKCLQQVSWAIALVCQRPADLVARCSPEEFGIILPNTDLDGALFLADQILSSIPKLKINHLQSPINEYVTISIGINSIVPTLAMLPTDLVKSTRKALQQAIASGGNRINLGEMLSVADR from the coding sequence ATGAAAGATAAAGAACAGACTATGATTCAGGCATTTATCGACTCCTTTGATTGGGGAGTATTGGTAAGTCTTGATCGCCAAGGGCAGATATTAATTAACGATGCGTTTGTTCAAGCTTTTCGGATTCCTCGTGAAGTGCGTTATGAGATGTCCTATGAGAGCCAAATAAGTTACATCGGTAGTTTGTTTCGGGACGAAGAAGAGTTTATCCATGAGGTGCATGATACTGAAACCCAGCCTCTACTAGAAACTCAAGAGCTTTTACATACTATTGATGGCCGTAGTTTTGAGGTTTCAAGCAAGCCTATCCGTCTTGAACAGTTAGTTCTTGGGCGCATTTGGCAGTTTCGTGGCTCGGCAGGTCTCCAATTTGATCATCATGGTGCTGCTTTCGTTGTCAAAAAAAGACAAGAGCTGTTGACAATGTTGGTATCGCAAACGATTCAAAAGCGATCGCCAAAGGAAATTCTACGCAATGTTGTCAACCATATTGGTCAGGTTTTTGCTGTAGAAAGGGCAATCATTTATCAGTTAGACGGAAAAGCACCGGAGGGAATGCGCTTTGAATGGTCGGTGAGGGCCTACGATGCAGGCTATAAAGATTACTACACTTATTTTCAAAATAATCCTTGGGTCTGGAATTTTTATAGTCAATTGCAATGCAACCATGTAGAAACAACAAAGAACGAATCAGTCCGTAAAATTAACACCCTCTTGCAACAGCTTCAGGTAAAAACCTGTCTGAGTTTTCCGATTATTGTCCAAGAACATCTTTGGGGAGTGTTATTGCTCCATAGCTGTTATCAACAACGGGAATGGCTCGCTGAAGAAATTGAATTTATTGAAGTTCTGAGTAATCAAATGGCGATCGCCATCCATCAATACGAGCTCGATCAACAACTGACTAGCAGCAAACAGAAGATCGAAGCTAGCAATACCACCGATGAACTGACTCTGATTCCCAACGCCCGCCGTTTTGAGCAAGTTTTAGAAAAAGAATGGCAACGCCTTGCCCGCGAAGATTTACCGCTAACGGTGATGTGGTGCAAGATTGATCATTTTGATCTTTACTACGAAGTTTATGGCGAAGAACTCGCACAAAAATGTCTGCAACAAGTATCCTGGGCGATCGCCCTTGTCTGTCAACGACCTGCCGATTTAGTCGCTCGATGTAGCCCAGAAGAATTTGGCATAATTTTACCCAATACCGACCTAGATGGCGCGTTATTCCTCGCCGATCAAATCCTCTCCAGTATTCCCAAGCTCAAAATTAATCATCTCCAGTCTCCCATCAATGAATATGTGACTATTAGCATTGGCATCAACTCCATTGTGCCAACCCTAGCCATGTTGCCAACAGATTTAGTGAAATCAACCCGTAAGGCTTTACAACAGGCGATCGCCTCAGGCGGTAACCGTATTAATCTCGGAGAAATGCTTTCAGTTGCAGACCGCTAA
- the hemF gene encoding oxygen-dependent coproporphyrinogen oxidase: MAALQTDKKTLIDQPVPPSDSKARVSAFMKGIQDTICAGLETADGAGKFKEDAWEREEGGGGRSRVMTEGNILEQGGVNFSEVWGEQLPPSILKQCPEAAGHNFYATGTSMVLHPRSPFIPTVHLNYRYFEAGPVWWFGGGADLTPYYPFAEDAAHFHRTYKAACDRHHPEYYNVFKRWCDEYFYLKHRNETRGVGGLFFDYQNGVGELYKGPLANKAAAEHSRQLNELPPRSWEEIFAFVQDCGGAFLDAYVPIIERRKDIEYGDHERQFQLYRRGRYVEFNLVYDRGTIFGLQTNGRTESILMSLPPLVRWQYNYSPEPGSREAELYERFLKPQDWANWQES, encoded by the coding sequence AAGGAATTCAAGACACAATTTGTGCTGGACTCGAAACTGCTGATGGGGCAGGGAAATTCAAAGAAGATGCTTGGGAGCGAGAAGAAGGAGGCGGTGGCCGTTCCCGGGTGATGACCGAAGGAAATATCCTTGAGCAGGGCGGTGTGAATTTCTCTGAGGTTTGGGGCGAACAGTTGCCTCCCTCTATCTTGAAGCAATGTCCCGAAGCGGCAGGTCATAATTTTTATGCGACGGGCACTTCTATGGTTTTGCATCCCCGTAGTCCTTTTATTCCCACGGTGCACCTAAATTATCGTTATTTTGAGGCGGGTCCTGTTTGGTGGTTTGGTGGTGGTGCAGATTTAACGCCTTACTACCCCTTCGCTGAAGATGCGGCTCATTTTCACCGAACCTATAAAGCGGCTTGCGATCGCCACCATCCCGAATATTACAACGTCTTTAAGCGCTGGTGTGACGAGTACTTCTATCTCAAGCACCGTAACGAAACCCGGGGTGTGGGTGGTTTGTTCTTTGATTATCAAAATGGTGTGGGTGAACTTTATAAAGGCCCCTTAGCCAATAAAGCTGCCGCAGAGCATAGTCGTCAGCTCAATGAATTGCCCCCAAGAAGTTGGGAAGAAATCTTTGCTTTCGTCCAAGATTGTGGCGGTGCTTTCTTGGATGCCTATGTGCCGATCATTGAGCGCCGTAAAGATATTGAATATGGTGACCATGAGCGCCAGTTTCAGTTGTATCGCCGAGGCCGCTATGTTGAGTTCAACCTCGTTTATGACCGTGGCACAATTTTTGGTTTACAGACCAATGGGCGCACAGAGTCGATTTTGATGTCTCTCCCTCCCCTCGTTCGCTGGCAGTATAACTACAGCCCTGAACCGGGTAGTCGTGAAGCGGAACTTTATGAGCGTTTTCTGAAGCCCCAAGATTGGGCGAATTGGCAGGAATCCTAA
- a CDS encoding alpha-amylase family glycosyl hydrolase has protein sequence MYEQLSHSILNEILDHLEPELKDQELNHFYTRLGANFYSLFSLFQKLYGRRHDFKEQLEKLVAVMARQYIRRSPELRAVDLAREKDFNWFLNSTWVGMPLYVDGFADDLPDLQTKLDYFTELGINLVHLMPILECPQNASDGGYAVSNYRKINQKVGDLEDLLNLAQKMRQREILLALDIVVNHTSDEHEWAEKARQGDETYQKYYYMFDSRDIPDMFEKSLPEVFPETSPGNFTWDDKLNKWVMTVFNSYQWDLNYQNPAVLIEMVDIILFWGNQGIDILRLDAVAFLWKKLGSYSQNEEEAHIILQIFKDCCQITSPGVIFIAEAIVAPMEIVRYFGEDAIQAKECEIAYNATFMALLWDAVATKNTRLLVQGLKNIPEKLQRATWLNYIRCHDDIGLGFTDADIAQAGYEPRSHREFLIKYFTGQFEGTDARGLLFGQNPKNNDARLSGTLTSLIGLETACEQQDHEKIQLCVQHILLLHSMICSFGGIPLIYYGDEIGTFNDYSYVGNLSKANDTRWAHRPKINWQKAELRKVKGTIEYQIFTALQRMIQVRKKTKSFADFNNRVMLNINNEHIFAFVRTQTKRQNNVLVVGNFSATYQYLDLDTFDCYPFDCSQRDLLTNLYSGKPPEIFDRQLVLPPFAFYWLIEDERPSFDGAIIN, from the coding sequence ATGTACGAACAGTTGTCCCATTCAATTTTGAATGAAATTCTCGACCACCTCGAACCAGAATTAAAAGACCAAGAACTCAACCACTTTTATACTCGTCTCGGAGCCAATTTCTATAGTCTTTTTTCCCTCTTTCAAAAACTTTACGGTCGCCGCCATGACTTTAAAGAACAATTAGAAAAATTAGTCGCCGTAATGGCTCGACAATACATTCGGCGATCGCCAGAATTACGAGCCGTTGATCTAGCCCGAGAAAAAGACTTTAATTGGTTTCTCAACTCGACATGGGTCGGTATGCCATTGTACGTTGATGGCTTTGCCGATGACTTACCAGACCTGCAAACCAAACTAGATTACTTTACAGAACTAGGCATTAATTTAGTCCACCTAATGCCGATCCTAGAATGTCCACAAAACGCTAGTGACGGTGGCTACGCTGTTAGCAACTATCGCAAAATCAATCAAAAAGTAGGTGATTTAGAAGATCTCCTAAACCTCGCCCAAAAGATGCGTCAAAGGGAGATTTTACTAGCCCTAGATATTGTCGTTAATCATACTTCCGACGAACATGAATGGGCAGAAAAAGCCCGTCAAGGCGATGAAACCTATCAGAAATATTATTATATGTTTGATAGTCGGGATATTCCCGATATGTTTGAGAAAAGCTTGCCAGAAGTCTTCCCCGAAACATCTCCCGGAAATTTCACTTGGGACGACAAACTAAATAAATGGGTAATGACTGTTTTTAACAGCTATCAATGGGATTTAAACTATCAAAATCCCGCTGTCTTAATTGAGATGGTAGATATTATTTTATTTTGGGGCAACCAAGGTATTGATATTTTACGCCTAGATGCCGTTGCTTTTCTTTGGAAAAAATTAGGTAGTTATAGTCAAAATGAAGAAGAAGCCCATATTATTTTGCAAATCTTTAAAGACTGTTGTCAAATTACGTCACCGGGTGTCATTTTCATTGCTGAGGCGATCGTTGCACCGATGGAAATTGTGAGATATTTCGGTGAAGATGCCATTCAAGCAAAGGAATGTGAAATTGCCTATAACGCAACTTTTATGGCCTTACTTTGGGATGCTGTTGCCACAAAAAACACACGATTATTAGTACAAGGTTTAAAGAATATTCCCGAAAAACTACAACGAGCCACTTGGTTAAATTACATTCGTTGTCACGATGATATTGGCCTAGGCTTTACCGATGCAGATATTGCCCAAGCGGGCTATGAGCCGCGATCCCACCGGGAATTTTTGATTAAATATTTCACTGGACAATTTGAAGGGACTGACGCTAGGGGTTTATTGTTTGGACAAAATCCGAAAAATAATGATGCCAGACTGTCGGGAACTTTAACTTCTTTGATTGGCTTAGAGACAGCTTGTGAACAACAGGATCATGAAAAAATTCAGCTTTGTGTTCAACATATTTTATTGCTACACAGTATGATCTGTTCTTTTGGCGGCATTCCGTTAATTTATTATGGCGACGAAATTGGTACGTTTAATGATTATTCCTATGTGGGTAATTTGAGTAAGGCAAATGATACGCGTTGGGCACATCGCCCAAAAATCAATTGGCAAAAGGCGGAATTGCGCAAGGTCAAGGGTACGATTGAATATCAAATTTTTACAGCTTTACAACGCATGATTCAGGTGAGGAAAAAGACAAAGTCTTTTGCTGATTTTAATAATCGTGTCATGCTAAATATAAATAATGAGCATATTTTTGCCTTCGTTCGTACGCAAACAAAACGACAAAATAATGTTTTAGTTGTCGGTAATTTTTCAGCGACTTACCAATATTTGGATTTAGATACTTTTGATTGTTATCCGTTTGATTGTAGTCAACGGGATTTGCTGACTAATCTTTACTCTGGTAAGCCACCGGAAATTTTTGATCGCCAATTGGTTCTGCCACCGTTTGCTTTTTATTGGCTGATTGAAGATGAAAGACCAAGTTTTGATGGGGCTATTATTAATTAA
- a CDS encoding STAS domain-containing protein — protein MIPIEQATHTASDGTTIIVLTPSGRLDIRTAWQFRLELQQCISKLSPHVVINLSQVSFVDSSGLTALVAGMRDADKNQGSFRICEVHPESRLVFEVTMMDSVFEIYETQKEALETVPRGRQATASGGNESKAAM, from the coding sequence GTGATTCCGATCGAACAAGCAACGCATACTGCATCAGACGGAACAACAATTATTGTTTTGACTCCAAGTGGACGGCTTGATATCAGAACAGCATGGCAATTTCGCCTAGAGCTACAACAATGTATTTCCAAGCTGAGTCCCCATGTCGTGATTAACCTTAGCCAGGTGAGTTTTGTCGACAGTTCGGGTCTAACGGCCCTTGTCGCTGGCATGCGTGATGCTGATAAAAATCAAGGTAGTTTCCGAATTTGCGAAGTTCATCCTGAATCTCGTCTAGTTTTTGAAGTCACCATGATGGACTCTGTTTTTGAGATTTACGAGACGCAAAAAGAAGCGCTGGAAACAGTTCCCCGCGGTCGTCAGGCAACGGCTTCTGGCGGCAATGAGTCTAAGGCTGCAATGTAA
- a CDS encoding carbohydrate kinase family protein, which produces MNHQPSIIFGEVLWDCFPDGNKVLGGAPFNVAWHLQAFGQAPILISRIGDDSAGQKILQAMGDWGMTLDGVQVDPKLGTGIVTVRLKDGQPSYDIEHPKAYDHIDSYLFPDFPTKSLLYHGSLAIRNDISKQALATLKTSISGTVFFDVNFRDPWWTAETIQHFLSETTWLKLNDEELPALVPNLQDRDEQIATLFEQRNTEYILLTEGAAGATLIPRQGDRLNIKPDKTTTVVDTVGAGDAFCSILLLGISLNWPLAQTLERAQTFASAIVGIQGATTTDKNFYQLFQDAWF; this is translated from the coding sequence ATGAATCATCAACCCAGCATAATCTTCGGTGAAGTGCTTTGGGACTGTTTCCCTGACGGTAACAAAGTTTTAGGGGGAGCACCATTTAATGTGGCTTGGCATTTACAAGCTTTTGGCCAAGCACCGATACTAATTTCCCGGATCGGTGATGACTCAGCAGGGCAAAAAATTTTGCAGGCAATGGGGGATTGGGGCATGACCCTAGACGGTGTACAAGTTGACCCAAAGTTAGGGACTGGAATTGTCACTGTTAGGCTAAAAGATGGACAGCCCAGCTATGATATTGAACATCCAAAGGCATACGATCATATCGATAGTTATTTATTTCCAGATTTTCCGACGAAATCATTGCTATATCATGGCTCTTTAGCCATTCGAAATGATATATCAAAGCAAGCTTTAGCCACTTTGAAAACATCGATTTCGGGAACAGTTTTTTTTGATGTTAATTTCCGTGATCCTTGGTGGACGGCGGAGACGATTCAACACTTTTTATCAGAAACGACTTGGCTGAAGCTTAATGACGAAGAATTGCCGGCTCTCGTCCCTAATTTACAGGATAGAGATGAGCAAATAGCGACTTTATTTGAGCAAAGAAATACGGAATATATTCTGCTGACTGAAGGGGCTGCTGGGGCAACTCTCATCCCTCGACAGGGCGATCGCCTCAACATCAAACCGGATAAAACGACGACTGTTGTGGATACTGTCGGTGCTGGAGACGCTTTTTGTAGCATCTTATTGCTGGGGATCTCCTTAAACTGGCCTTTGGCACAAACCTTAGAAAGGGCACAAACCTTTGCTAGCGCCATCGTTGGCATTCAAGGGGCAACCACCACCGATAAGAATTTTTACCAACTCTTTCAAGATGCATGGTTTTAG